A single region of the Arthrobacter sp. zg-Y820 genome encodes:
- a CDS encoding HNH endonuclease signature motif containing protein, whose translation MDTTTTFDQRTDPPPDAPWRDDFLVWEPQPPDPEWPPDSVPFDPLWVGDHGSAPPRADGGGDGCGPDGGGHHGAGGSNARANAGACGAGASPVFCADPAISAAQRHALAATLPEGFTGSLGLLDAAGLDQELTGTALQGVRILEGWAAAAKARLVHRQHRLMFEELEQFDRQRAAEDAERRAAGEDVAGTGTGTSARCARTARPGVSAGQGVDRSLAFSLCATEIATLFRLPEGTAMALVEESEELCTRCPDTLALLETGAITLAQARTILDQTRSLMEPAPVAAAGSEAGRDPGKGPQGEDTGPENDKGQENDQPGVDDGRLFPPGAAAALEQDLLQLAPELTNAQLTRKARRLRERIYPQSIPVRHRTAFDQRRVWFQPRPDGMGHLTAYMPADKGQQIYGALTGAARGEQAQGDPRCLDQLRTDILASLLLHTPEPWIGEPGNGQSPDPAAGEASTTDTNHGSGRDSSPDEASRPAGFSGLNGSSGFNRADGANGPNGPNGSADAGDLPPLPPATVAEIMVLINADTLFGADDAPAELAGYGPITAEAARRLARAACRWTGLVQDPCSGQVLGVGRRRKVPAGLRRWLQARDQTCRFPGCSAGTGRAEADHTIPWAAGGPTAHWNLAHLCKKHHLFKTLGFWKARQVTPGVLEWISPLGRHYTTQPELTLTPQHRLDSGPSVSSRPAAKRVPLSVVFSGGGDSGKDGGEPPPF comes from the coding sequence ATGGACACAACAACGACGTTTGACCAGCGGACAGACCCTCCTCCGGATGCCCCGTGGCGTGATGATTTTCTGGTGTGGGAACCGCAACCGCCCGACCCGGAGTGGCCGCCCGACTCCGTCCCGTTTGATCCCCTGTGGGTCGGTGACCACGGTTCCGCTCCCCCGCGGGCCGACGGCGGCGGCGACGGGTGCGGTCCCGACGGCGGCGGTCACCATGGCGCCGGCGGCAGCAACGCCCGTGCCAATGCCGGTGCATGCGGCGCCGGTGCAAGCCCGGTGTTTTGTGCTGACCCGGCAATTAGTGCTGCTCAGCGCCACGCTCTGGCAGCGACCCTGCCCGAGGGGTTCACCGGTTCTTTGGGTCTGCTGGATGCTGCGGGCCTGGATCAGGAGCTGACCGGCACCGCGTTGCAGGGTGTGCGGATTCTGGAAGGCTGGGCCGCCGCCGCCAAGGCACGGCTGGTGCACCGCCAGCACCGGCTCATGTTCGAGGAGCTGGAGCAGTTCGACCGGCAACGGGCGGCCGAGGATGCCGAGCGCCGGGCAGCCGGCGAAGACGTAGCCGGCACCGGTACCGGTACCAGCGCCCGGTGCGCCCGAACCGCCCGGCCGGGCGTTTCTGCCGGGCAGGGCGTAGACCGGAGTCTGGCGTTCAGTCTCTGTGCCACCGAGATCGCCACCCTGTTTCGGCTGCCCGAGGGAACCGCGATGGCCCTGGTCGAAGAATCCGAGGAGCTCTGCACCCGCTGCCCGGACACGCTGGCCCTGCTGGAAACCGGAGCGATCACCCTTGCCCAGGCGCGGACGATCCTGGACCAGACCAGATCCCTCATGGAACCGGCACCCGTGGCTGCTGCCGGCAGCGAAGCAGGACGCGATCCCGGGAAAGGGCCTCAAGGGGAAGACACCGGGCCGGAGAACGACAAGGGGCAGGAGAACGATCAGCCAGGAGTTGACGATGGCCGGCTCTTTCCGCCCGGAGCCGCTGCTGCCCTCGAGCAGGACCTGCTTCAACTCGCACCGGAGCTCACCAATGCCCAACTCACCCGCAAAGCCCGGCGGCTGCGCGAACGGATCTATCCGCAGAGCATTCCGGTCCGGCACCGGACCGCGTTTGATCAGCGTCGCGTTTGGTTCCAGCCCCGGCCCGACGGCATGGGACACCTCACCGCCTATATGCCGGCGGACAAGGGTCAGCAGATCTACGGCGCGCTGACCGGTGCAGCCCGCGGAGAGCAGGCCCAGGGCGATCCTCGGTGCCTGGATCAGCTGCGCACCGATATCCTCGCGTCCCTGCTCCTGCACACTCCCGAACCCTGGATCGGCGAGCCCGGGAACGGTCAAAGTCCGGATCCGGCAGCCGGCGAGGCCAGCACCACCGACACCAACCACGGCAGCGGTCGAGACAGCTCCCCGGATGAAGCCAGTAGGCCAGCTGGTTTCAGCGGACTCAACGGGTCTTCCGGCTTCAACCGAGCTGACGGAGCCAACGGACCGAACGGACCCAACGGGTCTGCCGATGCCGGGGACCTCCCGCCGCTGCCTCCAGCCACGGTCGCGGAAATCATGGTCCTGATCAATGCTGACACGCTCTTCGGAGCCGATGACGCGCCGGCCGAGCTGGCCGGATACGGGCCGATCACCGCAGAAGCAGCCAGGCGGCTCGCCAGAGCAGCGTGCCGGTGGACCGGGCTGGTCCAGGATCCGTGTTCCGGGCAGGTCCTGGGCGTGGGTCGGCGCCGAAAGGTCCCGGCCGGACTGCGGCGATGGCTGCAGGCGCGGGACCAGACCTGCCGGTTCCCGGGCTGCAGCGCCGGCACCGGCCGGGCCGAAGCGGACCACACCATCCCGTGGGCGGCAGGAGGACCCACCGCACACTGGAACCTGGCGCACCTCTGCAAGAAGCACCACCTGTTCAAGACACTGGGGTTCTGGAAAGCACGACAGGTCACACCGGGCGTTCTGGAATGGATCTCCCCGCTGGGCCGGCACTATACGACCCAGCCCGAACTCACCCTCACACCGCAACACCGCCTTGATTCCGGCCCTTCAGTCAGTTCCCGCCCCGCCGCCAAGCGTGTGCCACTCTCCGTGGTGTTCTCGGGAGGAGGAGACAGTGGAAAGGACGGTGGAGAGCCGCCGCCGTTCTGA